In the Halobellus sp. MBLA0158 genome, one interval contains:
- a CDS encoding helix-turn-helix transcriptional regulator codes for MLRRIELEVLATVDRGDTVSELATKLDHSESYLSRAVGDLVEKGLVYTERDGRRKRVIPSDARAVELYQDLVRQHSHIDFPELLTGKALEVLYYLDQPRTVSEIADRSDNYRNTVNRVLKRFRDRGLVGTADGRYEFNADFDRLHEFARELAHHLHRQRLEAVAPKGTILWEDYDEFLAQTETEIDAEAFHETGLARFAGFDLQFLLTGHRYYFYSEDLDAVSPAELCCHTLLIDDGSRHRSYCLLLLSHVDVDEADLREQAAKYGLEDDIDALLRYLETHGEVDDDRLPEWDEFQELAADHEETLPQ; via the coding sequence GTGCTCCGGCGCATCGAACTCGAGGTCCTCGCCACGGTCGACCGCGGCGACACGGTCTCCGAACTCGCGACGAAGCTCGACCACAGCGAGAGCTATCTCTCTCGTGCCGTCGGCGACCTCGTCGAGAAGGGACTCGTCTACACGGAACGCGATGGCCGGCGAAAACGAGTCATCCCGTCGGATGCTCGCGCCGTCGAGCTCTATCAGGACCTCGTTCGTCAGCACTCCCACATTGACTTCCCCGAGCTACTGACCGGCAAGGCACTCGAGGTGCTGTACTACCTCGACCAGCCGCGAACCGTCTCCGAGATCGCCGACCGGAGCGACAACTACCGCAACACGGTCAACCGGGTCCTCAAGCGGTTTCGCGACCGTGGTCTCGTCGGGACGGCCGACGGCCGCTACGAGTTCAACGCCGACTTCGACCGCCTCCACGAGTTCGCACGTGAACTTGCACACCATCTGCATCGCCAACGCCTCGAAGCCGTCGCCCCGAAGGGCACGATTCTCTGGGAGGACTACGACGAATTCCTCGCCCAGACCGAGACGGAGATCGATGCGGAGGCGTTCCACGAAACCGGCCTCGCTCGATTCGCGGGCTTCGACCTCCAGTTCCTGCTCACCGGCCATCGCTACTACTTCTACTCCGAGGATCTCGACGCAGTCTCGCCGGCGGAGCTCTGCTGTCACACACTGTTAATCGACGACGGCAGCCGCCACCGTTCGTACTGTCTCCTCCTGCTCAGCCACGTCGACGTCGACGAGGCGGACCTCCGAGAGCAGGCGGCGAAGTATGGCCTCGAAGACGATATCGACGCCTTGCTCCGCTACCTCGAGACGCACGGCGAGGTCGACGACGACCGACTCCCGGAGTGGGACGAGTTCCAGGAGCTGGCGGCTGACCACGAGGAGACACTACCACAGTAG
- a CDS encoding SDR family oxidoreductase — MVRTLVTGATGTLGTALRPRLAAAGHTVRPASRSPPEESRGDLDWVELDVREEAGLEAALEDIDVVVHAATAPQGDTAAVDVQGTKRLLEAAESAGVEHVLYPSIVGIDDIPYSYYEHKRAAETAVEESDVPTTIVRATQFHSFIADILDSVAKLPVWPFPTDMQLQPVDVGEVADVIADHATHLASGRVEPVGGPEICSVGDIARAYRDVRGLWRPIIRLPVPGETVAAFRAGHATCPDHRTGTVTWEEWLTEPGASGPDSRTESAV, encoded by the coding sequence ATGGTCAGAACGCTGGTGACCGGTGCGACGGGAACGCTCGGAACGGCACTCCGCCCACGGCTCGCGGCGGCCGGACACACCGTCCGGCCGGCAAGCCGCTCGCCCCCCGAAGAATCCCGGGGAGACCTCGACTGGGTGGAGCTCGACGTGCGCGAAGAGGCGGGCCTCGAAGCGGCACTCGAAGATATCGATGTCGTCGTTCACGCGGCGACGGCCCCGCAGGGCGACACGGCCGCGGTCGACGTGCAGGGGACGAAACGGCTTCTCGAAGCGGCCGAGTCGGCCGGCGTCGAGCACGTCCTCTATCCCTCAATCGTCGGTATCGACGACATCCCCTATTCCTACTACGAACACAAGCGCGCCGCCGAGACGGCAGTCGAGGAGAGCGACGTTCCGACGACAATCGTCCGCGCGACACAGTTCCACTCGTTTATCGCGGACATACTGGACTCTGTGGCGAAACTACCGGTGTGGCCGTTCCCCACGGATATGCAACTCCAGCCCGTTGACGTCGGCGAGGTTGCGGATGTCATCGCGGATCATGCGACGCACTTAGCGAGCGGCCGGGTCGAGCCCGTCGGTGGCCCCGAAATCTGCTCCGTCGGAGACATCGCGCGGGCCTACCGCGACGTGCGCGGCCTCTGGCGGCCGATAATCCGGTTACCAGTTCCCGGTGAAACGGTGGCAGCGTTCCGGGCCGGCCACGCGACCTGTCCCGACCACCGTACTGGAACTGTCACGTGGGAAGAGTGGCTCACGGAGCCGGGCGCGAGCGGACCCGACTCTCGTACGGAGTCGGCAGTGTAA
- a CDS encoding helix-turn-helix domain-containing protein translates to MYGVMAESAFVERATAIQWNYTGDALGILHYVVGDPDALERAMQEIPEVLGYDMERLDERSCYVYVRDATTDSLQEMFDPISSGGLVVVPPIEYAADGTVAFSMFGPDNEIQTAIENVSVPVDVTIESVGGLAGTAAAVETRLTDRQREVVETAIEVGYYDVPRTASQEDVAAELGCAPSTAAEHLRKAESRMLRAQFA, encoded by the coding sequence ATGTACGGCGTGATGGCCGAATCGGCGTTCGTCGAACGGGCGACGGCCATTCAGTGGAACTACACCGGTGACGCGCTGGGCATCCTCCACTACGTCGTGGGCGATCCCGACGCGCTCGAACGCGCGATGCAGGAGATTCCGGAGGTACTCGGCTACGACATGGAACGCCTCGACGAGCGGTCCTGCTACGTGTACGTCCGGGACGCGACGACCGACTCGCTCCAGGAGATGTTCGACCCGATTTCGTCGGGCGGGCTGGTCGTCGTCCCGCCCATCGAATACGCCGCCGACGGGACGGTGGCCTTCTCTATGTTCGGGCCCGACAACGAGATTCAAACCGCAATCGAGAACGTCTCGGTTCCGGTCGACGTGACCATCGAATCGGTAGGCGGTCTCGCGGGTACAGCGGCCGCCGTCGAAACCCGCTTGACCGACCGCCAGCGCGAGGTCGTCGAAACGGCAATTGAGGTAGGCTACTACGACGTCCCGCGAACCGCTAGCCAAGAGGATGTCGCCGCCGAGTTGGGCTGTGCGCCGAGCACCGCCGCCGAACACCTGCGCAAAGCCGAATCGCGGATGCTTCGGGCGCAGTTCGCCTGA